The Lycium barbarum isolate Lr01 chromosome 10, ASM1917538v2, whole genome shotgun sequence genome includes a region encoding these proteins:
- the LOC132614756 gene encoding short-chain dehydrogenase ptmH-like — translation MENKEVVLITGCSNGGIGHELARAFASKNCLVVATARSLTSMSDFQSDPRFFLQELDVLSEQSVTHVLTNVLEKFGRIDVLVNNAGVQCVGPLAEVPLSSIQHIFNTNVFGPIRLIQSVVPHMASRKKGKIVNVESCIALSPGPWSGAYSASKAAVHSFTDTLRLELKPFGIDVITVVPGAVKSNIGNSAIANYSQMPEWKLYKKFEEPIRARAHFSQGPRSTPAEEFAKRTVNAVLKEKPPAWFSTGHLSTIAAIMYHLPLFIRDFILRKGMKC, via the exons ATGGAAAACAAAGAAGTAGTTCTCATAACAGGCTGTTCAAATGGCGGTATAGGCCATGAGCTTGCTCGAGCTTTTGCTTCTAAGAATTGCCTTGTTGTTGCCACGGCTCGGTCCTTAACATCCATGTCTGATTTCCAAAGTGACCCAAGATTCTTTCTTCAAGAACTAGATGTTTTGTCTGAACAAAGTGTTACTCATGTGCTTACCAATGTTCTTGAAAAGTTTGGGAGGATTGATGTTCTTGTTAATAACGCTGGTGTACAGTGTGTTGGACCTCTCGCTGAAGTCCCTTTGTCTTCTATTCAACATATCTTCAATACCAATGTTTTCG GTCCCATAAGGTTAATTCAATCTGTTGTTCCGCACATGGCATCCAGGAAAAAGGGAAAAATCGTCAATGTTGAAAGTTGTATTGCTTTGTCACCAGGTCCGTGGTCTGGTGCTTATAGTGCATCCAAAGCTGCTGTACATTCATTTACTGATACCTTGAG ACTGGAACTTAAGCCATTTGGCATTGATGTCATCACTGTTGTCCCTGGGGCTGTGAAGTCGAACATTGGAAACTCTGCCATTGCCAATTACAGTCAAATGCCAGAATGGAAGTTGTACAAGAAATTTGAAGAACCAATCCGGGCACGAGCACATTTCTCACAAGGCCCAAGATCAACTCCTGCGGAAGAATTCGCAAAGAGGACCGTGAATGCGGTGCTGAAGGAGAAACCTCCAGCTTGGTTTTCTACTGGCCACTTGTCTACTATTGCTGCAATCATGTACCACCTTCCACTTTTTATCAGAGACTTCATTCTCAGGAAAGGGATGAAGTGTTGA
- the LOC132612872 gene encoding uncharacterized protein LOC132612872, translating into MARTRSSASAGRGGAPVARGRAGSRGRPPARQAAMPRGRPPAARQAPPELPAEEDVMDIPAAAPVEGVTVSVPPELLVRMVSVMEAIVPRLGGVMPSGTSQTREGVGGQTLATLTTEQQVAQGFQTPPPGLAPPPAEVVTQPAVHLGGTTSVTGRSASATDELKAFMGFGPPNFDATPNSVGPQRFIDRCEKILMTQGILHTHGVDFTVFQLSGLAESWWTTLSRNRRANLPPLTWAQFVTLFMDRFLPPSQRDALRDQFEKLRQNDMTVAQYDAEFTRLSRYGLEIIPTEEDRVRRFVNGLKGSHRTALATEVRRSTYDQVLDSAMRREVYYLEDKTEREGKKSRTSVVPSLAPSGSRGVQGKGSSRPPQSASHNHSQDSPSSQSARQGQGQQHQRRSSFQNRAYHCSSCGKNHSGRCMRGFTGCYTCGEQGHLSFACPRVVGAVQPAAPQQGAIVAPPIAAVPARSVLQAGRGAARQGTQGAQAVGGQPRFFALARQDVDACNAVVTGILTVCYHPAFTLMDPGSTYSYVSPFYATCLERVLDYVDASFLVSTPVGESIVVDRVYRDCIVSIQSTETLVNLHELQMVSFDVIMGMDWLAACYATLDCRKS; encoded by the coding sequence ATGGCTAGGACTCGATCTTCTGCATCTGCGGGGCGAGGGGGTGCACCAGTAGCACGGGGGAGAGCCGGGTCACGAGGACGGCCTCCAGCACGACAGGCTGCTATGCCTAGAGGTAGACCCCCAGCCGCCAGACAGGCACCACCCGAGCTTCCGGCAGAGGAGGATGTCATGGACATACCAGCAGCAGCCCCAGTAGAGGGAGTTACAGTTTCAGTACCACCAGAGCTATTGGTCAGGATGGTTTCAGTTATGGAGGCTATTGTTCCTCGTCTAGGTGGAGTTATGCCTTCAGGTACTTCTCAGACTCGGGAGGGTGTGGGTGGTCAGACACTAGCCACTCTTACCACAGAGCAGCAGGTCGCACAGGGTTTTCAGACACCACCACCTGGTTTAGCTCCACCACCAGCTGAGGTGGTAACACAACCAGCAGTTCATCTAGGGGGTACAACTTCGGTTACTGGTAGGAGTGCAAGTGCTACAGATGAGCTTAAAGCTTTCATGGGTTTTGGACCACCGAACTTCGATGCTACTCCTAATTCGGTGGGTCCCCAGAGGTTCATAGACAGGTGTGAAAAGATTCTGATGACTCAGGGTATTTTACACACTCACGGGGTTGACTTCACAGTTTTTCAGCTTTCTGGATTGGCAGAGTCATGGTGGACTACCTTGAGTCGTAATAGGCGTGCAAATTTGCCCCCACTCACTTGGGCCCAGTTTGTGACACTTTTTATGGATAGGTTTCTACCTCCTAGTCAGCGTGATGCTTTGCGCGATCAGTTTGAAAAGCTTCGTCAGAATGACATGACTGTGGCACAGTATGATGCAGAATTCACCAGGTTGTCTCGTTATGGCCTTGAGATCATTCCTACTGAAGAGGATCGGGTCAGGAGATTTGTGAATGGGTTGAAAGGGTCCCACCGTACCGCCTTGGCTACTGAGGTGCGGAGGTCTACTTATGATCAGGTTCTAGATAGTGCTATGCGTCGAGAGGTATACTATTTAGAGGACAAGACTGAGCGAGAAGGGAAGAAGTCGCGCACATCAGTGGTACCCAGTTTGGCTCCATCTGGGAGCAGGGGTGTTCAGGGTAAGGGGTCATCTAGACCTCCTCAGTCAGCTTCACATAATCATTCTCAGGACTCACCTAGTTCTCAGTCAGCCCGGCAGGGGCAGGGGCAGCAACACCAGAGACGTAGTTCTTTTCAGAACAGGGCTTATCATTGTTCTTCTTGTGGGAAGAACCATTCAGGCAGGTGTATGAGGGGTTTCACTGGATGCTATACTTGCGGGGAGCAGGGTCATTTGTCTTTTGCATGTCCTAGAGTTGTAGGCGCAGTCCAGCCGGCAGCCCCGCAGCAGGGTGCCATTGTGGCGCCACCTATAGCCGCAGTTCCAGCTAGATCAGTACTACAGGCAGGTCGTGGAGCAGCTAGACAGGGTACTCAGGGTGCACAGGCAGTGGGTGGACAACCCCGTTTCTTTGCTTTGGCCAGACAAGATGTTGATGCATGTAATGCAGTAGTCACAGGTATTCTCACAGTTTGTTATCATCCGGCATTTACCTTGatggatcctggatccacttattcttaTGTATCCCCATTTTATGCTACTTGTTTGGAGCGGGTACTCGATTACGTAGATGCGTCTTTTCTAGTATCTACCCCAGTTGGGGAGTCTATAGTGGTAGATCGAGTATATCGTGATTGTATAGTATCTATTCAGAGTACAGAGACCTTGGTGAATCTTCACGAGCTTCAGATGGTCAGTTTTGATgtcatcatgggtatggattggttggcagcCTGTTATGCTACACTTGATTGTCGTAAAAGCTAG